TATAATAAATCCACAAGTAAAGTGATGGATACACAACTGGTGCTAATAATCACAAGGTCAGCGCGACAACAACGTAtgcaaataaaatagtttttaatgccggttatttaaaaactacctttatatttatttatatattcaaccAAActgtatttgaattttttaattatttcatttttcactTGCATGCTTGCAAATGGACACACGTACTgatatattgttatattaaatatatagataccGCACGATCAGTGACGACGTTTAGTTGCTAGTCGGCTGGCGAAAATTAATACGCGCCAACGACGTTTAGTTCCGAAGCTTTACTTTGGCTGAGAATCATTTTAGTGTCCGGAGTCCGGATCGagatttgctttttttttatttttattttatcttttatttttttttttcaccgactAACGTGGACAAGAGCTCTCAGCAACTCGCAACTAGTCGGACAAGTATTTTAGCGTGTGTCTGTAAGTAGAttaatgtatatgtatatatatatatatgtcagtGGATGTATAGTTTGATAATAGAATCGGGCTGGTGTGTGTGCTGAATGCGCGCGTCGAATGTTTCATTTTAAATGTATGGCGGTTATTGGCGCCGAGGGTGGGGGGCCGCGGAATGAGAAGTAGGAGAAGTAGTTGGCTGGTGGAAAGAGGGAGGGGAGGATGGAGGTGCGCGCggtgatattatttttatttgaaatgtaTTGGTGGTTATAAGGAGCGGCAACGGTCACCATTTTAAATGTAAAGTTGGCTTAATGTCATGCGTTCGTTGTGTATTACGTTGAcggtgtaattttttatttaccagcGAACGAGCGAGTGTGTGTTgggtattttatatttagcaTCAATTTCTGATATGGATTTATCGGTAAATCTGATAACTAATTGACCAAGTTAACACGTATTCGTTGCTGTAACtttggttttaattattatagttaATTGTTGATGAtaggagttgaaaaaaattttttaaagtaattgaataataaaatttatgtacgtACCCATtctagtaaattttttcgcaATTTCTTTTCGTCGTCTACCATTGTCAGCATGTCTTGATAGGTTGCCGTGGCAACGCCAATGTCCAATGAGTCGGGATCCAGGGACATTTTGCAGACCAGCTCGTCGTGGGAGAATACACAAAACCGacgtaaatttgaataatgagTAATACATTCCCGTCCGATTTTAAgctaaattacataaatatattattgtaattttattttatgagtaaatatttgaatgaaatattattaatacgCACCCAGTCGGCAGGAGCGAAATTTACGGCCTCGGCAAAATTGTAGCCTTGATTAAAGCCTGCGTGATAAGCTCGAGGGAACGTAACAACAAATTCACCGGCATGTTGATCCGTTCGGAATACTGGGACACctgaaaattaaatcaataacagcatttaattaaattacataagCAAATTCCTTTggctaataattaaataccaatttatgtaaataaaaaattattgagtaaGAAGCATTACCTTCATTGGTTAAAATCGTTGGATTCATGATTGTAACCAACTGATGAAGTAAATCTGGCTGACTGTGAAATAATTCTGGAGCCGCGGACCTCATGGACAGCTCAAACTTTTCAGCTTCTGATCCAGGAACTCCGTACCAGGTCTTGGGTTCTCCCCAGTGTAAATAGTTTATCGAATAGCTCCAGTGATCTTCGTTGTGCCAGCAGAATGTAGCGAAGCACATGCCGACGTACATCCAGGGTACTTTCATTCCACTTATATCCGCATTAATGTGACCCAAGACACTGCCATGTAATACCGGAAGATTGTTCAGATTCCACGAAGACTCGGCGTACTCTTGATCGCAAGTGAACAAATTAACGCTGGTCTTTGTGGGAAATCCCGAGCCATGATCCATAGTATGGAGATCCGCTCCGTACTCAACAGTGACATCTTCATCAATGGAAGACACTATTCTCCAGAATTCCTTCTCTACCAGCGACGTGGGGACCATGTGAACAGGCATGTTGAAGTAATCACTCTTGAACTGGTCGGCCATCTCCCCAAACTGCTGGAGTGTGTACTCCCTCTGGGCCTGCTCGAACCCAAAGGCTTCCATGGGCTTAGAAACTTCCTCGGCAACACACTTGGGACATCTCCAGTCGCCTTTAGGTATTTCCGTCAGCGGTGGAAGCAGACAGAACGTGTGGTAGCTGTCATCACAGCCATCGCACAACAGCATACTCTCTTCCATGTCTCCACGTCCGCAATTGTGGCAAATGTACTTGGCAAGTGGATCATAGTCGTACGTGTACTTAATTCCACGTGttttgtttgattttttagtttctttggTAATGTAACCCGCCATCTTGGGTCCAGCTCCGTAGAACTGCAACTTCTTAAGCTCCTTACTGTCTTTGTCGTCTTCCAGTTTGATTTCTTCCTTGCACTCATTGTCAGAGTCGCATTCCTCTTTGCAATCCTCCTGCTTGACAGCAGCCACATCTTGCTTCTCATCCTGCCCAGTAAAACGTTTTGATCGACGAGAAAATTTAGCTGTTGGTGGTTTTATCTGCTGACGCGATATTATACCATGAGGTTTGTAGTCGCGGTCTTTCTTCTCACTTGCTTCTATTTCTGGCGCttcaattttctatttaaattaattcatccgtaattaataattaatacaaattaattaagcGCTAAagtctattaataatttatataaatttacaatcaCTTACAATATCACCGAGTGTTTTTCCCTGCTTGAATACATCAAATGGATACAAAATTCTCTcgtagtgattttttaaaatactgcCGACACTTTTACCCGAGGGATATCCTAATTTGTTCGCTATTTTTGCCCACCTCCGCTCTCTCCTCACAGTTTCGATTCCTCCtacaattcatttatttatttattaatttcaaaaataatttatcgcgACAGCAGTTCGACTGCTCAATTTCGAAACACAGTAAGgggcaaatttttattatttttaattccagtGGAGTCTTGTGAACATGATTAagttcataattaaataattatatttttatcagttactgtgttttgaaattgggcagccgagTTGTAGTAAAGCAAATAATTACCTTCTTCACTAACTATTTTGTGTAATGAGTAAAGATCCAAAGCTTTCTTTTCAACGAGGGGAATTTTTAACGAGGAGCCCTGAAGCTCCCAGAATTTAGCAATTTGATctaaaaaattgagttttatCCTCGTTTTAGCCTCCAGCTCATTCAGCCTCTGTATCCTCGgcacaaatttaaatttgtcgaCGTCCACTGCAAATGGAGGCTGCCAGTTCTGTCAAAAATCATTCAAAATGGTCGTTAGTactttcaattaaatatttttcatttcaattattatttttactcacaacTACACgcagatataaaaataatatgaaacaTGTAATGTGATATCAACATGCAATCTCTTGTGACTtggatgtaaataaatttaaaagttacaaacaataaaaaattatttaagtttcaTAGTCgctattaaataataaaaattattattactaaaaataaatactgtgttctgtaattatcaattaaaattaaattatattgtcCGTCAAAAAATCAATAGGCCAAACAATTAGTCGGGATGTCATAAAATGCGTGggtttgtttattatttttatttacatttggataaacaaaatttaagtaaacaaacaaacaaacaaacaatttgccgagataaaataatatgtcGAGCACATGTAAAGTTTCCATATGAATATGAAACGGCTTCTCTTTGTTACATCACATCTATAATGGCGTCCCAAAGTTTCTTTTCACCTTGCATTAGAACGCCGataaaaatggccatttttcccgaaaaaaaaaaaaaaattactgtctcTCCCACGATAATCTGACACTACATTCAATTAACCTTCTAATTAAAACTACATAATGTACCAAGatcacataattaatttatttgacagAGTCCAGGGGAATATCGACATGTCCCGATAATTTACGAGATAAAAAACACgctatcttttaaaaaatatcaattttaaaactagTCTCTCATAAATTACGTcggcaataaatattttatttgttcatgaaaaaaaaatatttcattgtaattttttaaaaattatttttcaattgtttaGTAATGATGTTGATTAGTTTGTTTTAATTGGTACAGTTACGAAATTAGGATTACAAAACTCTGAGGAATTAGACCACGAggaaaagatttaaaataataaataaataaatgaataattaaaaaaaaaatttttaaatgacgtCTATGTCAAGTATGAATAAAAGAAGgggacagtaaattgtctttATCGATTCGTCAGGATAAAGCCGCAAGGAAATTTTCCCGTCAATCCTCTTTCtatttaatttctaaattatCTGTTTTAAATCACGAGTATTAAAAGACTTTTCCATCagcatttgaatttaaaaaaaaaaaaagaaattttaaaaactaaaataaagaACGTTctgatcttaataaattttcagactCGTtgcagatttattttttagcgtAATTATGAAAAAGAAAGCGAATGAATAACCAAAGATAAAGCTTAAGATGGGAAACCGGAAGTGAAAAGTGTAGGCCTGCCCTTTGCGGACATTGTTAAAATTGTCCCGGCCATtttatatatcgagaaaactCTAAAGACTGCGGGTGTGCATTGCCGTTACTCATAAATCGCCCGTctaatctaaattattttccgtCAAAGCAAAACTAGAAACATCATCCCCGAGAAGTAGGCTATCGTACTCCAAACGCTGTTGCATAAtgcaaataattatcataaataaaaataataatgcttCAGATATGAACAAATGGACATTAATATTAGTTCCTTGTCGATGTCTCACCTAACATTACCCCCACTCTCCTCTCTATTGTCACGTACCAACGCGATGTCTCTTTTACACAATTTACCCTgttgttttttacatatttttatttatatttatatttatattttactttttactgaCATACAATTCGTACTACACTATACTTTTCTATCCGTCTGCTACAGCACACGTCCTgctttcatttaataaaaaaaagccaaACATCGTAAAAGAAGGAGGACATTGACACGACCAACCAACGAATCAgcataaaactttttttcccatCCCTATCCTGTATTTAATCCGATTGACTcatcatcaaaaaaataaataaataaaaggacATCGTGCCCTggaataaattgtaattaaatctaGCGCAGATCAGGATCACATGGAAACATGTGACTGAAATAAAGTAACGTAATAATGAAGCAGACACTCACAGGCGGCGGTTTTATTTTGCATATCCCTGATTTTTCAGCAATCGGACGAATTTTTGCGATGTATCCCAGCGGGTCCAGGAACTCTTCGGCGGTTGGCTCGAAGACGGGGGCCTCAGGAGGTGCACCGAACTCGAATTCCGAGTCGGCAGCTCCACATCCAGAACTTTTCTCGCCCATCATGTTCTTCATGTAAGCAGCAGTTCGACTGTACCTCGTACTCTCAAAATCATTTACCTTGGATACCATGTCTCCTCGTCTTGTGCACGCGACGATGCACGACGAGAGCTCACAACTACTCGACGATTATTAGCAGCCACGACGACGCCAACTTGGTTGTGCCCTACGCAGCTACGCGCTGGCCACTTCAAATCACACAGCACTTGcttgcaataataataataataacaataataattattattactgtaattattacttgtgtactgaataattatttaaataaatttattaccgtCCTTTTACAAACccgttaattttatttttacaatcgCTGATGTctttagttattattataaatcacTGTCACGCCTCTccaagttaattatttataattcaaattcagttaaattatttttcaaaaattatccttttcaacaaaaaaaaaaatcactctggaTCCAATCCACTGTTCTTTCGACACTTTCCCCGTCCTGCCATCATTACGATCATGTCCGTGACGATGTCGTTGTTTTGTCGTAAGTTTTATACAAtcagatatatatgtatatatatatatatatatattttttttaacattcacATCTACATCGACATCTACATGGATACCAGCGTAGTACTCACGATGCTCGCGAtgtaatgtaaaaataataattattgacagGAAGAAAAATGGTTTATTGGAATCAGGCAAACCAGCAGCACCAGCACCAACATCCAACACCTGATAtcagatttaaaaatgtaacttttaaacttaACGTTGCATGTGAATAAAATATGAGACAATTTGTGATGTCCAATGTGCAATGATACTTGCGTATGACTTTGCCGTTCGAAGACGACGTGGGTCGAGGATGGCTACAAAGACGCAAGGTACTAACGGACAAACAACACTACTGACTAGTCCATAATTCACAATGCTGCTCTACACTCCCAGCTCCAATAATTCACACACTAGTCACTGTTTTTCGGTAGTGGTATGTACactttgtatatatgtacgtaaatataaatatatgtggtatattttattagaGTGTGAGTTGATCTCGTGTGTGATGCCTTCGCGCACGGGCTACTGCCAGGCTGCTGCAGATTTCGTTTTTCGTTCCTCCCCCTGACGTCTCGTGTCTCGTAGCCCATAGGGCCGTAGGTTACTCTCTAGTTGTATGTAGTAGTGGATTACCTTTGAGTTTCCCTTTAATTTTGTGGAAAAACGTTCGATATGCCGCCGCACGGACGAATATGGAATTAccatattcaaaatttatttaacttgttttatttaaataatattttgaaacgTCATTTTTATTAGGGacctgaaataattaataaaattatttattttttaaatcaaaattacccgcgcatttttaaattatttaaatacggatttaatatttattttttgaggtaAATTTGAGACGATTGAGAGGATTTTTGTAATTCttgtaaacttttatttatttgagttgctgataatttatttatcgatttatGGAGTGGCGCTGCGGGCGATTCATTTTTCGTAAAGATCTAGGCGATTGGCTTGGAGGCAGAAAATGGCGGCTCGGGGGtccaatgaaaaatttttaaaataattttgtgttTTGTTGGTAGAACTGAGGAACTGGATCTAGAAACTTTGATCAACAGCTGACCTGCTCGGGGTTGGACACTGACAGACTTCACTTCGGTGATTTTCATTCACGTTTGGGTCTCGAATAAAAATGCGTACCGTAAGTGTTTattacataataaatattaaaaattaattttatttataagactTAAATATTGTgggaaagaaaatttattgctgTCGGcgacaataacttttttatgatTAGGAGACGAGTAGAATTTATTGATTGTATATTTTtgatacatatttatattaataacaaataattatttcagacTCAAGTACTACGTAGTCTGGAGTTTGGCAAATTGGCCAAAATCCGAGGAATTGTCTACTTCAGACTCAGTCCTTTTGAGCAGAAAGCTTTTGCTGGTGCCATCAGTCATGGAGTTCCCAACATGGTCCGTAGATTCCGTGAGCAAGTGCTCCGTGTTGTTCCacgtatgtatttttattttaattgcaaaataatgaatgatactgaaattagccatgatactgaagttagccgacgtccaat
This genomic interval from Microplitis mediator isolate UGA2020A chromosome 2, iyMicMedi2.1, whole genome shotgun sequence contains the following:
- the LOC130663607 gene encoding cytochrome b-c1 complex subunit 8, giving the protein MRTTQVLRSLEFGKLAKIRGIVYFRLSPFEQKAFAGAISHGVPNMVRRFREQVLRVVPPFIIGYMVYSWANQEHERLVRKKPGDFADDE